Proteins encoded by one window of bacterium:
- a CDS encoding nucleoside-diphosphate kinase (catalyzes the formation of nucleoside triphosphate from ATP and nucleoside diphosphate), whose protein sequence is MSDRKPLNEQVLVLLGPDAKKLQALRNERTLVLIKPDAVKRQIVGELITRFERKGLKLAGMKLVQPTDATAGQHYTDSEQWLKDSGERTYNSYLDKGIEPPMSARELALNTRRKLMEGLQAGPVVALVLQGAHVIEIVRKMRGATSPQVADVGTIGFD, encoded by the coding sequence ATGAGTGATCGAAAGCCATTAAATGAACAGGTGTTGGTATTACTGGGGCCAGATGCAAAAAAACTCCAGGCTTTGCGCAACGAACGGACACTCGTCTTGATTAAGCCCGATGCGGTGAAGCGCCAAATTGTCGGCGAGCTAATCACACGCTTTGAGCGCAAGGGATTGAAGCTAGCCGGCATGAAATTAGTGCAGCCGACTGACGCTACGGCCGGCCAACACTACACTGATAGCGAGCAGTGGCTCAAGGATAGCGGCGAAAGAACCTACAATTCATATCTAGACAAGGGTATCGAGCCGCCGATGTCGGCACGCGAGTTGGCCCTGAATACACGCCGCAAATTGATGGAAGGGCTACAAGCTGGGCCGGTGGTGGCCTTGGTGTTGCAAGGTGCTCATGTTATTGAGATCGTGCGCAAGATGCGCGGTGCGACCAGTCCGCAAGTTGCTGACGTGGGGACGATCGGGTTTGACTAA
- a CDS encoding DedA family protein — MSISAQLLDLAVHTINSVGYLGIGLILFVVNIGVPIPSEAVLILAGAVVHAGTLQLWVILMIGVFVQTAGCIVAYRIGQYGGAPFVKRYGKYLLISHEDYAKTQRWFAKHGSRAIFISLLTPVVRAFIGIVAGTNKVDFKKFVIQCLLGSTIWTVLWVAIGWFLGDSWRAYYDYMHYVDYAVILLVVFFAVRFIWKKMRIAPQQAGRGKRP, encoded by the coding sequence ATGAGTATTTCGGCCCAGCTTCTTGATCTCGCAGTCCACACGATTAACTCGGTAGGGTACCTCGGTATTGGGCTTATATTATTCGTCGTAAATATAGGAGTGCCTATTCCTTCCGAGGCAGTACTAATTTTGGCTGGCGCGGTGGTGCACGCCGGTACTTTGCAGCTTTGGGTGATCTTGATGATTGGGGTCTTTGTACAGACAGCGGGGTGTATTGTTGCGTATAGGATAGGACAATACGGCGGGGCACCATTTGTGAAGCGTTACGGTAAATATTTGCTAATTTCTCACGAGGATTATGCAAAAACCCAACGCTGGTTTGCGAAGCATGGCTCGCGAGCGATCTTTATCTCGTTGCTAACCCCTGTCGTCAGGGCTTTTATTGGCATAGTTGCTGGTACGAATAAGGTGGACTTCAAGAAGTTCGTCATACAATGTCTGCTTGGTTCGACGATATGGACCGTGTTGTGGGTCGCCATTGGCTGGTTTCTTGGGGATAGCTGGCGTGCATATTATGACTATATGCATTATGTGGATTATGCGGTTATCTTGCTGGTGGTATTTTTCGCTGTACGTTTCATCTGGAAGAAAATGCGGATTGCACCACAGCAGGCTGGGCGAGGTAAGCGGCCGTAG
- a CDS encoding prepilin peptidase, producing the protein MFTLSIALPSLLVALYGLLVGSFLNAWIWRLAHGKHVSRGRSMCPHCHTQLKWYELIPVLSYIGLRGRCRTCHKSISFQYPLVELLTALSWVGLFVYFQPKTSFGMAEFGVWLVVTTLLIASFVYDWLHMELPDQFTIPAIVVAASWLVVRWLLFHESSLAISQLICAGLFGGFYLLMWFGSRGKWLGDGDIRLAVLMGLILTPTQLVVAIFATYFIGAVISLVLIVLKFKTRKDAIAFGPFLIIGMYVGFFAGERLLDAYFKLLT; encoded by the coding sequence ATGTTTACCTTATCAATCGCCCTACCATCCTTGCTAGTGGCTCTGTATGGCCTGCTTGTCGGTAGTTTTTTAAATGCCTGGATATGGCGCCTCGCCCATGGCAAGCATGTCTCTCGGGGGCGCAGCATGTGTCCGCACTGCCATACGCAGCTGAAGTGGTATGAGCTTATCCCTGTTTTGAGCTACATTGGCCTACGGGGGCGCTGTCGTACGTGTCATAAGTCGATCAGTTTTCAGTATCCGCTCGTTGAGCTCCTTACAGCGTTATCATGGGTTGGGCTCTTTGTGTACTTTCAGCCGAAGACTTCATTTGGAATGGCAGAGTTTGGAGTGTGGCTTGTGGTTACAACACTGCTCATTGCTTCGTTCGTTTATGATTGGCTGCATATGGAGCTCCCAGATCAATTCACGATTCCAGCGATTGTCGTTGCAGCAAGTTGGCTCGTGGTGAGGTGGTTGTTGTTTCACGAATCAAGCCTGGCGATATCACAGCTGATTTGTGCCGGGCTGTTTGGTGGATTTTACTTGCTTATGTGGTTTGGTTCGCGTGGCAAGTGGCTGGGGGACGGGGATATAAGGCTTGCTGTACTGATGGGGTTGATACTTACTCCTACGCAGCTAGTGGTAGCGATATTTGCGACGTACTTTATTGGAGCTGTGATAAGCCTGGTGCTCATAGTATTGAAGTTTAAGACGCGCAAGGATGCTATCGCATTTGGACCATTTCTTATCATCGGTATGTACGTAGGGTTCTTTGCCGGGGAGAGACTACTGGATGCATACTTCAAGCTGCTGACCTAG
- a CDS encoding tyrosine-type recombinase/integrase, protein MFSDYLADFLDHLEVERGRSLKTMENYSHYLNRFYEFAGDIKPAKITQKTISDWRKWLNRHTGDDGRTMSLTTINYHLIAMRTFLKYLAKRDIPSLAPEKVELATVKRPQVAFLTAEEVSRLIEVVIGDNEASKRDRAMMLLLFSGGLRVSELVSLNRKNINLKSGEFTIRGKGQKDRPVFLTDVAKDALKAYLDSRTDEEEPLFIHYSGADTSNSKSPMRLTTRSVQRIVEKYRVKAGITKKVTPHTLRHSFATDLLSHGADLRSVQEMLGHANVATTQVYTHLTNPQLKEVHKQFHSDNKA, encoded by the coding sequence ATGTTTAGTGATTATCTAGCCGACTTCCTCGATCACCTAGAAGTAGAGCGTGGCCGCAGCCTCAAGACGATGGAAAATTATTCACACTACCTCAATCGCTTCTACGAGTTTGCCGGCGATATCAAGCCTGCCAAAATTACGCAGAAAACCATCTCAGACTGGCGCAAGTGGCTCAACCGTCATACTGGCGACGACGGGCGCACCATGAGTCTGACGACCATTAATTATCATCTCATCGCCATGCGTACATTCTTAAAGTACTTGGCGAAGCGCGATATCCCCTCATTAGCGCCTGAGAAAGTCGAGCTTGCTACCGTCAAGCGCCCACAAGTCGCCTTTCTCACGGCCGAGGAAGTATCTCGACTTATCGAGGTGGTGATTGGCGACAATGAAGCCTCCAAGCGCGACCGAGCCATGATGTTACTCCTCTTCTCCGGCGGCTTACGTGTATCTGAGCTGGTGAGTCTAAATCGCAAAAATATCAACCTCAAGTCCGGCGAATTCACTATCCGTGGAAAAGGACAAAAAGACCGCCCCGTGTTTCTCACCGATGTTGCAAAAGACGCGCTCAAAGCCTATCTTGACTCACGAACCGACGAGGAAGAGCCGCTCTTCATTCATTATTCTGGCGCCGATACCAGCAACAGCAAGTCTCCGATGCGGCTAACGACTCGCAGCGTGCAGCGCATCGTCGAAAAATATCGCGTCAAAGCCGGCATCACCAAGAAAGTAACACCACACACACTCAGGCACTCATTCGCGACCGACCTGCTTTCGCACGGCGCGGACTTACGCAGCGTCCAAGAGATGCTCGGGCATGCCAATGTCGCGACTACCCAGGTCTACACTCATCTCACAAACCCACAGCTTAAGGAAGTCCACAAACAATTCCACTCAGATAATAAAGCTTGA
- a CDS encoding undecaprenyl/decaprenyl-phosphate alpha-N-acetylglucosaminyl 1-phosphate transferase, whose product MSWFVYLLITLPLGFLSVVGLVPVLSRLAIKYGAVDDPKEASRKVHTRVTPRIGGVALFGTFFLLAPLLVRPLPVSFLGLFIACALVFGIGLYDDFRRVNPWTKLLVQIVAAITAVVGFGIRVDVISNPFGQQLMLNELFGPSLAASAIIPIVISIIWLVGMTNTINFLDGLDGLATGVSGVAALILFFVALLPRINQPDTAMMAILLLGVCLGFLIYNFHPASIFLGDSGAYFLGMLLGLLSIISGAKLATALLVLGVPVLDAVWAVVRRLATGRSPFSADRGHIHHLLLDVGFTQTQAVLLIYALALIFGLVALIGDGRAKVIALTCLCILVIFGVAVLMLVRRRRRVHQ is encoded by the coding sequence ATGAGCTGGTTCGTATATCTCCTCATCACACTTCCACTTGGCTTTTTGTCTGTTGTGGGGCTTGTACCGGTACTGTCCCGCCTGGCTATCAAGTATGGTGCTGTAGATGATCCAAAGGAAGCATCGCGCAAAGTACACACACGCGTTACACCGCGTATTGGGGGAGTTGCATTATTTGGCACATTCTTCCTGCTTGCACCTCTGCTTGTACGACCGTTGCCCGTAAGTTTTCTGGGACTGTTTATCGCCTGTGCTCTGGTATTCGGAATAGGTCTATATGATGATTTTCGCCGCGTGAACCCCTGGACGAAGTTACTCGTACAAATTGTAGCTGCCATCACTGCTGTTGTCGGGTTTGGGATTCGAGTTGATGTTATCTCCAACCCGTTTGGGCAGCAGCTGATGCTCAATGAATTGTTTGGACCTAGTTTGGCTGCCTCGGCGATTATTCCGATCGTCATCAGTATCATCTGGTTAGTGGGGATGACGAATACGATTAATTTTCTTGATGGCCTTGATGGGCTGGCTACAGGGGTGAGTGGGGTGGCGGCTCTGATACTTTTCTTTGTGGCGCTTCTGCCCCGTATCAACCAGCCCGATACTGCCATGATGGCGATTCTGCTACTTGGTGTTTGTCTTGGTTTTTTGATTTACAATTTTCACCCAGCATCAATATTTCTTGGAGATAGTGGGGCGTATTTCTTAGGTATGTTGCTTGGTTTGCTGTCGATTATCTCTGGAGCCAAGCTTGCCACAGCGCTGCTTGTGCTCGGGGTGCCTGTGCTGGATGCTGTTTGGGCGGTGGTGCGACGATTGGCTACTGGTAGATCACCGTTTTCGGCTGATCGAGGGCATATCCACCATTTGCTGCTCGATGTTGGATTTACGCAGACACAGGCCGTGCTCTTGATTTACGCCTTGGCACTTATATTTGGCTTAGTAGCATTGATCGGGGATGGTCGTGCGAAAGTAATTGCGCTGACATGCTTATGTATCTTGGTGATATTCGGAGTTGCGGTACTAATGCTCGTGCGTCGTCGCAGGCGAGTCCACCAATAG
- a CDS encoding DEAD/DEAH box helicase, protein MPRHSFGGTRHSGRNSMRPNRNKPFNHTRRENSRPRRSGQYINPDRFINKVTGPAEEIVFTPQHAFSDFGFREDLLKNILHKGYTAPTAIQDGSIHAALEGKDVIGLANTGTGKTAAFALPILQRLMTDAKGSTALIVAPTRELALQIDNEIKSFSKGLGIYTALCLGGMPIGRQIAALQRRPQVVIGTPGRLKDLFNQRTLRLNHVAIVVLDEADHMLDMGFIKDINFLLDQLPAKRQSLCFSATITPTIQGLMDRLLTNPVTVSVRTKETSEHVDQDVVRASSKEEKLEILNGLLNQPEFEKVLVFGETKFGVQRLADSLTKDGIRAEAIHGNKSQPQRQRALQAFRDGKARVLVATDVAARGIDIPNVSHVINFDQPNTYDDYIHRIGRTGRAGNVGKALTFIGR, encoded by the coding sequence ATGCCACGACACTCGTTTGGCGGCACTCGCCACAGCGGACGCAATTCTATGCGCCCAAATCGAAATAAACCATTTAATCACACTCGACGTGAAAATAGCCGCCCTCGCCGCAGCGGGCAATACATCAATCCTGACCGCTTCATCAATAAGGTCACTGGACCAGCCGAAGAGATTGTATTTACTCCTCAGCACGCCTTTAGCGACTTCGGTTTCCGCGAAGACCTCCTGAAGAACATCCTGCACAAAGGCTACACTGCCCCGACCGCCATTCAAGACGGATCGATTCATGCCGCCCTCGAAGGTAAGGACGTCATCGGCCTCGCGAATACCGGCACCGGTAAGACAGCCGCCTTCGCCCTCCCTATTCTACAGCGCCTCATGACTGACGCTAAAGGTTCAACTGCACTTATCGTTGCTCCGACGCGTGAGCTAGCCCTGCAGATAGATAATGAAATCAAATCATTTTCAAAGGGCCTCGGTATCTATACAGCTCTCTGTCTCGGTGGAATGCCTATCGGTCGCCAAATTGCCGCCCTCCAGCGTCGCCCACAGGTAGTGATCGGCACCCCTGGTCGCCTGAAGGACCTCTTCAACCAGCGTACACTTCGACTCAATCACGTTGCAATCGTCGTTCTAGACGAGGCTGATCACATGCTCGATATGGGATTCATCAAGGACATCAACTTCCTTCTCGATCAACTTCCCGCCAAGCGCCAGTCGCTGTGCTTTAGTGCTACTATCACCCCGACAATTCAGGGTCTCATGGACCGCCTGCTGACCAATCCTGTCACTGTATCGGTGCGTACGAAGGAGACTAGCGAGCACGTCGACCAAGATGTGGTTCGTGCGAGCTCCAAGGAGGAGAAGCTTGAAATCCTGAATGGGCTACTCAATCAACCAGAATTTGAGAAAGTGCTCGTCTTCGGCGAGACAAAGTTCGGTGTACAACGGCTTGCAGACTCTCTCACCAAAGACGGTATTCGCGCCGAAGCAATCCACGGCAATAAGTCTCAACCACAACGCCAGCGCGCACTCCAAGCATTTCGTGATGGCAAAGCTCGCGTTCTGGTAGCTACTGATGTAGCCGCACGCGGTATCGACATTCCTAATGTAAGCCACGTCATCAACTTCGATCAGCCAAACACCTACGACGACTACATTCATCGAATCGGCCGAACCGGTCGAGCTGGCAATGTCGGTAAAGCACTGACCTTCATCGGTCGGTAA
- a CDS encoding peptidylprolyl isomerase, with translation MAALLITITVFGVLIYKMKRDDRATEIVANIIPYPVLSVNGNVLWNAETYGTYLFEMRSIKKFYESQQEDLSSEEGKKRLADLKEQLFGQLIDQQIIAQEAAKERITVTSKEVEEEFKKLSESAGGDDKVKETLQKLYGWTVDDFKKKIKFNLIQKKLADKITNDPARNGVAKSKADDVLNQLKNGGDFAELAKKYSEDTSASSGGDLGFIAKGQTVKEFEDAAFALEVGQVSGVVKTQFGYHIIKSLEKKDDQVKVSHILIKGVDLETWLQEQRDKAKVVRYFTP, from the coding sequence TTGGCAGCTCTACTTATTACTATCACGGTATTCGGCGTGCTTATTTATAAGATGAAGCGCGATGATCGAGCGACCGAAATCGTCGCAAATATCATTCCATATCCAGTCCTGAGTGTGAACGGTAACGTTCTCTGGAATGCCGAGACATACGGAACGTATCTCTTCGAGATGCGCAGTATCAAGAAGTTTTACGAATCGCAGCAAGAAGATCTCTCAAGCGAAGAAGGCAAGAAGCGCCTGGCGGATCTGAAGGAGCAGTTGTTTGGTCAGTTAATTGATCAGCAGATCATTGCTCAGGAGGCTGCGAAGGAACGCATTACGGTTACGAGCAAAGAAGTAGAAGAGGAATTCAAGAAGCTTTCCGAAAGCGCTGGTGGCGATGATAAGGTGAAAGAAACCCTTCAGAAGCTGTATGGCTGGACGGTTGATGATTTCAAGAAAAAGATTAAGTTTAATTTAATACAAAAGAAACTCGCGGATAAGATCACAAATGATCCTGCGCGTAACGGCGTTGCAAAAAGTAAGGCTGACGATGTGCTGAATCAACTGAAAAACGGTGGCGACTTCGCGGAACTGGCTAAGAAATACAGTGAAGATACGTCGGCATCGAGTGGTGGTGACCTTGGGTTTATTGCTAAGGGTCAGACAGTCAAGGAATTCGAAGATGCAGCATTTGCACTCGAGGTCGGTCAGGTGAGCGGAGTAGTTAAGACTCAGTTCGGGTATCACATTATCAAGTCGCTCGAGAAGAAGGATGATCAAGTCAAGGTATCACACATCTTGATTAAGGGGGTTGATCTCGAGACTTGGTTGCAAGAGCAACGCGATAAAGCAAAGGTAGTTCGTTACTTCACGCCATAA
- a CDS encoding type II secretion system protein — protein sequence MKNQSLRKGFTLIEVVIVLAIAALIMVVVFLAVQGAQRGQRDNTRKDIANRTLSAVTAFKGNNSGTPPTTAAHMTDLANNYMRATSGTLTAQGMTFTWQTGALGACPQTAPGTGGPVRVQSGATDTVSVCLEAAAAAYSVNN from the coding sequence ATGAAAAATCAGTCATTAAGAAAAGGTTTTACCTTGATCGAAGTCGTGATTGTGTTGGCTATTGCTGCGTTAATCATGGTGGTAGTGTTCTTGGCGGTTCAAGGGGCACAGAGGGGCCAGCGTGATAACACACGTAAGGATATTGCGAATCGCACTCTGTCAGCAGTAACTGCCTTTAAGGGTAATAATAGTGGCACGCCACCTACGACAGCTGCCCATATGACCGATTTGGCGAATAACTATATGCGTGCAACTAGTGGAACCTTGACAGCTCAGGGTATGACATTTACCTGGCAAACTGGCGCTCTTGGTGCTTGTCCTCAAACTGCTCCAGGTACGGGTGGTCCGGTTCGAGTGCAATCAGGCGCAACCGATACTGTTAGTGTCTGTCTTGAAGCTGCAGCTGCGGCATACAGCGTAAATAACTAA
- a CDS encoding insulinase family protein, producing the protein MMSHDLIAKLPNDLRLIARRMTDADSVTVHVSVGAGARHEDMEHEYGVSHFLEHLLFRGSQRYPLPKDIYAAIDGVGGHHNAYTTHELTTFFIKVPKDSLTTALDVLADLVQRPLFDPREIDRERGVILEEMNVYRDDPSQHVFDYVGGLLWPQNGLRSDILGSEDIIRSLPPELIKNYHTGTYTPDNVVVSVAGNVKTDILHSLVEQKFGGWQGAYGHRRDQGSSIIAPERMHIFQRDTNQVHVVFAARGVPLRHPDEAALKVLTAILGRGSSSRLYANIREQRGLAYVVDMRSVGYTDTGEWTIYAGVRSDSLEEVVEAVMRELRAIREQGVKTEELDRTKQLLRGRVIMGQETNAAVADRLGSELLLTGSVRTMDEMIDAIMRVTADDVLRVAQRYLDPSAIRLSIIASVSDESQRRIEQIINEV; encoded by the coding sequence GTGATGTCACATGATTTGATAGCCAAGTTGCCTAACGACCTTCGCCTGATTGCACGTCGTATGACCGATGCGGACAGTGTGACGGTGCATGTTTCTGTGGGGGCTGGGGCTCGACACGAAGATATGGAGCACGAGTATGGCGTATCGCATTTTCTCGAGCATTTGCTCTTCCGCGGTAGTCAGCGCTATCCGTTGCCAAAAGACATTTATGCTGCGATTGATGGTGTTGGTGGACATCATAACGCCTATACGACTCACGAACTCACGACCTTCTTTATCAAGGTACCAAAGGATTCTCTCACGACAGCGCTCGATGTGTTGGCAGATCTCGTGCAGCGACCGCTCTTTGATCCGCGCGAGATAGATCGCGAGCGTGGTGTGATCTTGGAGGAAATGAATGTCTATCGAGACGATCCATCACAGCACGTATTTGACTATGTGGGCGGCCTACTTTGGCCACAGAACGGCTTGCGATCGGATATCCTTGGAAGTGAAGATATTATCCGTTCATTACCGCCAGAGTTGATTAAGAATTACCACACAGGTACATACACCCCCGATAATGTCGTGGTCTCGGTGGCTGGAAATGTGAAGACAGACATTCTCCATAGCCTAGTGGAGCAGAAGTTTGGTGGCTGGCAGGGGGCATATGGCCATAGGCGCGATCAAGGTTCATCGATCATAGCGCCAGAGAGGATGCATATCTTCCAGCGTGATACAAATCAGGTGCATGTCGTGTTTGCGGCGCGCGGGGTGCCATTGCGACACCCAGATGAAGCGGCGCTAAAAGTTCTGACGGCGATACTCGGCCGTGGCTCGTCATCTCGACTGTATGCAAATATCCGCGAACAACGAGGCCTGGCGTATGTCGTCGATATGCGCTCGGTGGGGTACACCGACACGGGTGAGTGGACCATTTATGCGGGTGTGCGTTCCGATAGCCTCGAGGAAGTAGTCGAGGCAGTGATGCGAGAGCTGCGTGCCATTCGTGAGCAAGGAGTGAAAACAGAGGAGCTTGATCGTACGAAGCAACTGTTGCGGGGGCGCGTCATTATGGGGCAAGAAACCAATGCTGCAGTAGCGGATCGATTGGGCTCTGAGTTATTATTGACGGGATCGGTGCGGACGATGGATGAGATGATTGACGCGATTATGCGGGTTACAGCCGATGACGTGTTGCGGGTCGCTCAGCGCTATCTCGATCCGTCGGCGATTCGTTTGTCTATCATTGCGTCAGTAAGTGATGAGTCACAGCGTCGCATCGAACAGATCATTAATGAAGTGTGA
- a CDS encoding PH domain-containing protein yields the protein MTKRDRVIERAAQHDVDDGHEPDVIFVERQFPIVLRIPLIVGLLIVLVGLVPWSIATANAYSWQPLTIQWLIMWSVVLLGYWSYHFASWYFTVLILTEEELTFIKQKGFFRRSVESLTLNNIQSVNYTIPGLQGAIFRFGNLSVQTLSGSGHMIIKSLYKPARLQAEILEAVQEYGSTDVD from the coding sequence ATGACCAAGCGTGATCGCGTGATTGAGCGGGCTGCTCAACATGATGTCGATGATGGCCACGAGCCGGACGTGATTTTCGTAGAGCGGCAGTTTCCGATTGTGTTGCGAATACCGTTGATAGTGGGATTATTGATTGTCCTGGTAGGGCTCGTGCCTTGGTCGATTGCTACAGCGAATGCATATTCGTGGCAGCCACTCACCATCCAATGGCTAATCATGTGGTCAGTGGTTTTGCTTGGCTATTGGAGCTACCATTTTGCAAGCTGGTATTTTACGGTCCTGATTCTCACTGAAGAAGAATTGACCTTCATTAAACAGAAGGGGTTCTTCCGTCGATCTGTCGAAAGTCTGACGCTCAATAACATACAGAGTGTGAACTACACCATCCCTGGCTTGCAGGGTGCAATCTTCCGGTTTGGCAATCTGTCAGTTCAGACACTATCTGGAAGTGGGCATATGATCATCAAGTCGCTATATAAGCCAGCGCGCTTACAGGCTGAAATTCTCGAGGCAGTACAGGAATATGGTTCGACAGATGTGGATTAG
- a CDS encoding O-antigen ligase family protein → MSKTSSKQPEEPHLLPRHLALPVLILALMTVPWFFGGREPMGLLVNSLLSLVLFASWLIVSRYQSLKVSIYPRAILWSLVALLAWSAVVLPLSISRYTSILYLIPFLQSVVVFVVARDVVGDKSARRFIWMLWTMVALVVLAIGAVIFVTGDYDRMTSLFYWANPLATYFIVALLASIQLMEEHNTEQQQRKLWLIAAGLFGGGLILTYSRAAWLIVLVVLVLMAYSRKDKKALLTTLAKVAVIAAVTAAVLVTVRVAFFRTPTINVSQRVAESTTSTSVTDRFAYWRESTAIFSARPLTGWGIGTFKEIHATYQEGPTTAGDNPHSTIFQAFAELGVVGAGIFLLFIGALARYAYQMLRDPKVETWRKTAMLAVIAIGLHSFLDLVSNYPVLILTLALFLAMALPITEHVHQMRIKSWRLGVPLIAFGLLLTGSAVYTYYNYLSAVDTEFASLQAGLDPDDAAARYVDVFTRPVYDPNYLSDAALLQVSRYLTEESAPVSLLEDGERYARLGISREPYDEKHHFALAQILENQGKTTEALKEYQRTLELDPYNYPPYQAAYAKLLRREGYVDEAIEVLLPVERAYTDEVIANRAPFGLKSQVAAAEVLLTDLYIERGKLDNAAYSFGRVKALVPQDDPVVNLLQTKLDAAKK, encoded by the coding sequence ATGTCTAAAACTAGCTCAAAACAACCCGAAGAACCCCATCTCTTACCTAGGCACCTGGCCTTGCCGGTGCTGATTTTAGCTTTAATGACAGTTCCGTGGTTCTTTGGTGGGCGAGAACCGATGGGTTTATTAGTCAATAGTCTGCTTTCACTGGTACTCTTCGCATCCTGGTTGATCGTATCGCGGTATCAATCCTTGAAGGTAAGTATATATCCGCGTGCTATATTGTGGTCTCTGGTCGCGCTCTTGGCTTGGTCTGCAGTCGTACTACCACTGTCGATCTCGCGCTACACGAGTATTTTGTACCTGATACCATTCTTGCAGTCTGTCGTGGTCTTTGTAGTGGCGCGTGATGTGGTCGGAGACAAGTCTGCGCGACGGTTTATTTGGATGCTGTGGACGATGGTAGCACTGGTCGTCTTAGCGATTGGGGCGGTGATTTTTGTGACGGGTGATTATGATCGCATGACGTCGCTGTTCTATTGGGCGAACCCCTTGGCTACATATTTTATAGTCGCATTGCTAGCTTCCATTCAGCTTATGGAAGAGCACAATACCGAGCAGCAACAACGTAAGCTATGGCTGATTGCGGCCGGCCTTTTTGGTGGCGGACTTATTCTGACATATTCACGAGCTGCATGGTTGATCGTGCTGGTGGTGTTAGTGTTGATGGCTTACTCCAGAAAAGACAAAAAAGCATTGCTCACTACTCTCGCAAAAGTTGCAGTGATCGCAGCAGTGACGGCAGCAGTGCTTGTGACCGTGCGCGTGGCTTTCTTCCGTACTCCGACGATCAATGTCAGCCAGCGGGTGGCTGAGTCGACTACGTCCACCAGTGTGACGGATCGATTTGCATACTGGCGTGAGTCGACGGCAATTTTCTCGGCACGCCCTTTGACGGGGTGGGGGATCGGTACTTTTAAGGAAATACACGCTACGTATCAAGAAGGACCGACCACTGCTGGGGATAATCCGCACTCGACGATCTTCCAGGCATTTGCTGAGCTCGGCGTCGTAGGAGCTGGCATATTCTTACTCTTTATCGGTGCGCTTGCGCGCTATGCGTATCAGATGTTGCGCGATCCAAAGGTAGAGACTTGGCGTAAGACAGCTATGCTTGCGGTGATCGCGATAGGGCTGCATAGTTTTCTTGATCTTGTTTCGAATTATCCGGTTCTGATTCTGACCCTAGCACTTTTCTTGGCGATGGCTTTACCGATAACTGAGCACGTGCATCAGATGCGAATAAAGTCTTGGCGCTTAGGCGTACCCCTAATTGCTTTTGGACTGCTCCTGACGGGCAGTGCGGTGTACACGTATTACAATTATCTTTCGGCGGTTGATACGGAATTTGCAAGCTTGCAGGCAGGCCTTGACCCAGATGACGCGGCAGCTCGCTATGTCGATGTATTTACGCGTCCAGTTTATGATCCAAATTATTTATCTGACGCAGCACTCTTGCAGGTCAGTCGCTACCTTACAGAAGAATCTGCACCGGTTTCTCTCCTAGAAGACGGTGAGCGGTACGCCCGACTTGGCATAAGTCGTGAGCCCTATGATGAGAAACATCATTTCGCACTCGCGCAGATACTTGAGAACCAAGGCAAGACCACTGAGGCCTTGAAGGAATACCAGCGTACACTCGAGCTTGATCCATACAACTATCCGCCATATCAGGCTGCCTATGCGAAGCTTTTGCGACGCGAGGGATATGTCGATGAAGCGATCGAGGTCTTGCTGCCGGTCGAGCGCGCATATACCGATGAAGTGATTGCGAATCGGGCACCATTCGGCCTGAAGTCTCAAGTGGCAGCGGCTGAAGTGCTGTTGACGGATCTCTATATTGAGCGAGGTAAACTGGATAATGCCGCATACTCATTTGGGCGAGTCAAAGCTCTCGTACCACAGGACGATCCAGTGGTTAATCTACTGCAGACGAAGCTCGACGCAGCCAAAAAATAG